Proteins from a genomic interval of Zingiber officinale cultivar Zhangliang chromosome 2A, Zo_v1.1, whole genome shotgun sequence:
- the LOC122043647 gene encoding uncharacterized protein LOC122043647 translates to MATIASITPEIITYIRQQKIGWLWNPDVVVCDPPCFFFFYIFPNPMPLREQSSPPRTGMTSLPGAFLSVTLLGLFFLPSSIAQASASGKKNNAWLGNLHRQSGKGQEKGLGPWRRLVAEAPVTKNGTVENSTFILAAERTYRKDPLNGYKHYTGGWNISDQHYWASVGFTAAPLFAISIAWFLGFGLVLFFICCCLCFCRRRNHSYSRVAYALSLILLILFTCAAIIGSGVLYKGQGMFHNSTSETLEYVVGQANLTADNLHKFSSSLAAAKKVGVDQVFLPADVQMKIDTIQRKLNSSANELSSKTMENSKKIQIVLDTVRLDLIIIAAVMLGLAFLGFLFSIFGLQFLVSMLVLVGWILVAGTFILCGVFLLLHNVVGDACVAMDQWVDHPHSHTALDDILPCVDATTANESMYRSKEVTFQIVNVVNQVISNVSNGNFPPVLAPLYYNQSGPLVPALCNPYNTNMSTRACAKGEVNFLNSSTVWKSYICEITSVNGNDVCTTVGRLTPSIYNQMTAATNVSKGLYLYGPFLLQLADCTFVRDTFSSLSEKNCPGLELYSAWTYIGLVMVSTAVMLSLIFWVIYARERRHRMYSKQFIAQSGPPHMPL, encoded by the exons ATGGCGACCATCGCATCAATAACGCCAGAAATTATTACTTATATAAGGCAACAAAAGATCGGCTGGCTTTGGAATCCAGACGTCGTCGTTTGCGATCCtccttgttttttcttcttctacatTTTCCCCAACCCAATGCCTCTCCGGGAACAGAGCAGCCCGCCCCGGACAGGCATGACATCATTACCTGGCGCTTTCCTTTCTGTTACGCTTCTCGGGCTCTTCTTCCTTCCCTCCTCCATTGCCCAAGCATCCGCATCAG GAAAAAAAAATAACGCTTGGTTGGGAAATTTGCATCGGCAATCAGGTAAAGGACAAGAGAAAGGGTTGGGTCCATGGAGAAGGTTGGTCGCCGAAGCTCCGGTGACCAAGAACGGTACGGTGGAGAACAGCACCTTCATATTGGCTGCCGAAAGGACATATAGGAAAGACCCTTTGAATGGATACAAGCATTACACCGGCGGCTGGAACATCAGCGATCAGCATTACTGGGCT TCCGTTGGTTTTACTGCCGCTCCGCTCTTCGCCATTTCCATAGCTTGGTTTCTCGGATTTGGCTTGGTTTTGTTCTTCATCTGTTGCTGTCTCTGCTTCTGCCGACGAAGAAACCATTCGTATTCTCGCGTTGCCTACGCGCTCTCTCTTATTCTCCTCATCTTGTTTACCTGCGCTGCCAT CATTGGATCCGGCGTGTTGTATAAAGGCCAGGGAATGTTCCACAATAGCACTTCAGAAACTCTGGAATATGTGGTCGGTCAAGCTAACTTGACAGCTGATAATCTCCACAAGTTCTCGAGCAGTTTGGCTGCTGCGAAGAAGGTTGGAGTGGATCAGGTCTTCCTGCCAGCTGACGTCCAGATGAAGATCGATACTATTCAGAGGAAACTCAACTCATCAGCAAACGAACTCTCTAGTAAGACCATGGAGAATTCAAAAAAAATTCAGATTGTGCTCGATACAGT GAGATTGGATCTGATTATAATTGCTGCAGTCATGCTAGGTTTGGCATTCCTTGGATTCC TTTTCTCCATATTTGGGCTGCAATTCCTCGTGTCAAT GTTAGTACTTGTTGGATGGATCCTTGTAGCAGGCACATTTATTTTAtgtggtgtttttcttcttctgcacAA TGTAGTTGGAGATGCATGTGTCGCGATGGATCAATGGGTTGATCATCCACATTCACACACAGCTCTAGATGACATTCTTCCCTGTGTTGATGCTACTACTGCCAATGAATCAATGTACCGAAGCAAGGAAGTTACCTTCCAGATTGTGAATGTTGTCAATCAGGTCATCAGCAATGTTTCCAACGGAAACTTCCCTCCTGTTCTAGCACCTCTCTATTACAATCAATCTGGTCCACTGGTGCCCGCACTCTGCAATCCATACAACACCAACATGAGTACTCGTGCGTGTGCCAAAGGGGAGGTCAACTTCCTTAACTCATCCACG GTATGGAAAAGCTACATTTGTGAAATCACATCAGTAAACGGAAATGATGTTTGCACTACAGTTGGTCGACTAACTCCAAGCATCTACAATCAAATGACAGCAGCAACAAATGTAAGCAAAGGACTTTACTTATATGGACCTTTCCTCCTTCAGCTGGCAGATTGCACTTTTGTGCGCGATACCTTTAGTTCATTAAGTGAGAAGAATTGTCCTGGCCTCGAACTATACAGTGCATGGACCTATATTGGTCTTGTGATGGTATCTACTGCTGTTATGCTGTCTTTGATTTTTTGGGTCATTTACGCGAGGGAGAGGCGACACCGGATGTACAGCAAGCAGTTCATAGCTCAGTCCGGTCCACCACATATGCCTTTGTAA